A genomic segment from Polyangium mundeleinium encodes:
- a CDS encoding TonB-dependent receptor plug domain-containing protein, giving the protein MSPRTSARFLGATALVAALGSPARGHAEDDAADEPTKPALDVTVRGSTTPAFVSRASIDDRAREPVDAASLVAELPSVHVRRLGADGAQATLSIRGSASTQVGVLLAGIPLTSGADPSFDVGALPLWPGASFRVYRGFAPASLGATGYLGGVLVIDPPTPLAGARTEWQALAGSFGALKVRAGDARKIGDVTLGLGVFGARSDGDFSYEVTDPFTGKRGTRTRTNAGAVSAGAVGRVALERSWGSVGATFLADARRVGLPGSATYTTLFPRLETDRLVLGVDATVRDVARGSLRLQAWGRREGATYSDPYGEIDPTRVGVDARQTILAAGGSVGYRVVIPRAAHASLGVFLDLRGESLTPPETSAVLAGTTASRLAGGAGVELELRPSEPLRLFATARLDARRDRATDVPALLSPTGDTNPTAADLVPSGHLGASYRFSDAAILSAHGGFLRRFPSFVELYGDRGSLLGDPRLRVEGALAADVGVHGDVAAGRATFRYELVGFVTSPRDLIVFLPLGRSTFRASNVDAARIVGAEVSASLVAANLATTLSYTLMHTENLGADPLSYGRPLPGRPLHDLSYDAAYRFGPVRLRYGIDAVAGTTVDTAGTLLVPPRFFHSAGASLDVPRMRALRIGVEVQNLFDVRTFGVPSELLRTSVAMPVSDFLGFPLPGRTLWVTARYRAP; this is encoded by the coding sequence ATGTCTCCCCGCACGAGCGCACGTTTTCTCGGCGCGACCGCGCTCGTCGCGGCGCTCGGGAGCCCCGCGCGTGGCCATGCGGAGGACGACGCCGCCGACGAACCCACGAAGCCCGCGCTCGACGTCACCGTCCGTGGCTCCACCACGCCTGCGTTCGTCTCGCGCGCGTCGATCGACGATCGCGCCCGCGAGCCTGTGGATGCCGCTTCGCTCGTCGCCGAGCTGCCGAGCGTGCACGTGCGTCGCCTCGGCGCCGACGGCGCGCAGGCCACGCTCTCCATTCGTGGCTCCGCGTCCACGCAGGTCGGCGTCTTGCTCGCCGGCATCCCGCTCACGAGCGGCGCCGATCCTTCGTTCGACGTCGGCGCGCTCCCGCTCTGGCCTGGCGCGAGCTTCCGCGTCTACCGCGGCTTCGCGCCGGCCTCGCTCGGCGCCACGGGGTACCTCGGGGGCGTCCTCGTCATCGATCCGCCGACGCCGCTCGCGGGCGCGCGCACCGAGTGGCAAGCGCTCGCCGGCTCCTTCGGCGCGCTCAAGGTCCGCGCCGGCGACGCGCGCAAGATCGGCGACGTCACGCTTGGCCTCGGCGTCTTCGGCGCGCGCTCCGACGGCGACTTCTCCTACGAGGTCACGGACCCGTTCACGGGAAAGCGCGGCACGCGCACGCGCACGAACGCGGGCGCCGTCTCGGCGGGCGCGGTCGGCCGCGTCGCGCTCGAACGATCGTGGGGCTCCGTCGGCGCGACCTTCCTCGCCGACGCGCGCCGCGTCGGACTGCCCGGCTCCGCCACGTACACCACGCTCTTCCCGCGCCTCGAAACGGATCGCCTCGTCCTCGGCGTCGACGCCACCGTGCGTGACGTCGCGCGTGGCTCGCTCCGCCTGCAAGCGTGGGGACGACGCGAGGGCGCGACCTACTCGGATCCGTATGGCGAAATCGATCCCACGCGTGTCGGCGTCGACGCGCGCCAGACGATCCTCGCGGCGGGCGGCTCCGTCGGTTACCGCGTCGTGATCCCGCGCGCCGCGCACGCGAGCCTCGGCGTCTTCCTCGACCTCCGCGGCGAGTCGCTCACGCCTCCCGAGACGAGCGCCGTCCTCGCGGGCACCACGGCCTCACGCCTCGCGGGCGGCGCCGGCGTCGAGCTCGAACTGCGCCCGTCCGAACCGCTCCGCCTCTTCGCGACCGCGCGCCTCGACGCGCGCCGCGACCGCGCGACCGACGTCCCTGCCTTGCTCTCCCCGACGGGCGACACGAACCCCACGGCGGCGGACCTCGTCCCGAGTGGCCACCTCGGCGCCTCGTACCGCTTCTCCGACGCGGCGATCCTCTCGGCGCACGGCGGCTTCCTTCGCCGCTTCCCGAGCTTCGTCGAGCTCTACGGAGATCGCGGCAGCTTGCTCGGCGACCCGCGCTTGCGTGTCGAAGGCGCGCTCGCGGCCGACGTCGGCGTGCATGGCGACGTCGCGGCGGGCCGCGCGACGTTCCGCTACGAGCTCGTCGGGTTCGTCACGTCGCCGCGTGACCTCATCGTCTTCCTCCCGCTCGGGCGCAGCACCTTCCGCGCGAGCAACGTGGACGCGGCGCGTATCGTGGGCGCGGAGGTCTCGGCCTCGCTCGTCGCTGCGAACCTCGCGACCACGTTGAGCTACACGCTCATGCACACGGAAAACCTCGGCGCGGATCCGCTCTCCTACGGCCGCCCGCTGCCGGGCCGCCCGCTGCACGACCTCTCGTACGACGCGGCGTATCGATTCGGCCCGGTGCGGCTGCGGTATGGCATCGACGCGGTGGCGGGCACGACGGTGGACACGGCGGGCACGCTCCTCGTCCCGCCGCGCTTCTTCCACAGCGCGGGCGCCTCGCTCGACGTGCCGCGCATGCGCGCGTTGCGGATCGGCGTCGAGGTGCAGAACCTGTTCGACGTGCGCACGTTCGGGGTGCCGTCGGAGCTGCTCCGGACGAGCGTGGCGATGCCGGTGAGCGACTTTCTGGGGTTTCCGCTGCCGGGGCGGACGTTGTGGGTGACGGCGCGGTATCGGGCGCCGTAG